The following proteins are co-located in the Lacticaseibacillus paracasei subsp. paracasei genome:
- a CDS encoding glycosyltransferase family 2 protein — translation MKSAPRVSVIVPAYNAAAYLPATIQSVRQQTFQDFEIWVVDDQSTDDTVAVVQKLMTQDARIKLVQLSANQGVANARNVGVAHAQGQYVAFLDSDDMWLPKKLEVQISFMQEHQADFSYCNYDVVDDHGTQVGQRKVSQTQLTYQEMLKGNRIGLLTVMLTRKTALQYPFPQINHEDYACWLSIARSGIVAYLASDLILAKYRKHQTSLSSNKLQAAQWTWTIYRQHEHLGFFKSLYYFIHYSLMGITDKR, via the coding sequence TTGAAAAGTGCACCGCGCGTATCTGTCATTGTCCCAGCGTATAACGCTGCCGCTTATCTTCCGGCCACGATTCAATCTGTACGACAACAAACATTTCAGGACTTTGAAATCTGGGTGGTTGACGACCAATCAACTGATGACACGGTGGCTGTTGTTCAGAAGTTAATGACCCAGGATGCCAGAATTAAGCTCGTTCAACTTTCAGCGAATCAAGGAGTTGCCAATGCCCGCAATGTTGGTGTTGCGCATGCTCAAGGACAATATGTCGCCTTTTTAGATAGTGACGACATGTGGTTGCCAAAAAAGCTCGAGGTTCAGATTAGCTTTATGCAGGAGCATCAGGCTGATTTCTCGTACTGCAATTATGATGTTGTTGATGATCATGGTACTCAGGTTGGTCAGCGAAAAGTGTCGCAAACTCAGTTAACTTATCAAGAAATGCTAAAGGGTAATCGTATTGGACTGTTAACGGTGATGCTGACTCGAAAGACTGCCTTACAGTATCCATTTCCACAGATAAACCATGAAGATTACGCTTGCTGGTTATCCATTGCGCGCAGTGGTATAGTTGCCTATCTTGCTTCAGATCTGATTCTGGCTAAATACCGGAAACATCAGACTTCATTAAGCTCCAATAAACTTCAGGCTGCTCAGTGGACATGGACAATCTATCGGCAGCATGAGCATTTAGGATTTTTCAAGAGTTTGTATTATTTCATTCACTATTCGCTGATGGGCATTACTGACAAACGCTGA
- a CDS encoding NAD-dependent epimerase/dehydratase family protein, whose protein sequence is MEETILSNYLVTGGAGFIGSNLTELLLTDPKNTVTIVDDLSMGLRENIPDSDRVTFYEHSITDHDFMSRLLIDGKFDYIVLLAAIASVADSVERPYATHLVNQEANLSMLETLRTHQIRFKKLYFSSSAAVYGDSPALPKAETMAVKPLTQYAVDKFATEREVLNYGRLYNMPVVCTRFFNVYGPKQNPKSPYSGVLSIMMDALKADKPFTFFGDGEQTRDFIYVGDVVRAIRGLLETPSARDDVFNVANGQQTSLNQVAKELEKLTGKTLHATYQEPRLGDIRDSYAQVDKLDQFEFMPHTPLAEGLAKYVASLQ, encoded by the coding sequence ATGGAGGAAACTATTTTGAGCAACTACTTAGTGACTGGCGGAGCCGGCTTTATTGGGTCCAATTTAACCGAACTGCTATTAACCGACCCGAAGAACACCGTGACCATCGTCGACGATTTATCAATGGGTCTGCGGGAAAATATTCCAGACTCTGATCGGGTGACTTTTTATGAACACAGCATCACGGACCATGATTTCATGTCCCGTTTGCTGATTGACGGTAAATTTGACTACATCGTTTTGCTGGCGGCAATTGCCAGTGTGGCAGATTCCGTTGAGCGCCCGTATGCAACGCATTTGGTGAATCAAGAGGCCAATCTTAGCATGTTGGAAACTTTGCGTACGCATCAAATCAGGTTTAAAAAGCTGTATTTTTCGAGCTCTGCAGCCGTTTACGGCGATTCACCAGCATTGCCTAAAGCGGAAACCATGGCAGTTAAACCGTTGACACAATATGCGGTGGATAAATTTGCCACTGAACGGGAAGTTCTTAACTATGGGCGGCTGTACAACATGCCAGTTGTCTGCACCCGCTTCTTCAACGTATACGGTCCAAAGCAAAACCCGAAATCACCATACAGCGGCGTTTTGTCAATCATGATGGATGCGTTAAAAGCCGACAAGCCGTTCACCTTCTTCGGCGATGGTGAGCAGACACGTGACTTTATCTATGTAGGCGATGTTGTGCGGGCCATTCGCGGTTTGCTCGAAACACCGAGTGCCCGAGACGACGTGTTTAATGTTGCAAATGGCCAGCAAACCTCGTTAAATCAGGTCGCTAAAGAGCTTGAAAAGTTAACTGGCAAAACACTGCACGCGACTTATCAAGAACCCCGATTGGGCGATATCCGTGACTCGTATGCTCAGGTAGACAAGCTGGATCAGTTCGAGTTTATGCCGCATACGCCGCTGGCTGAGGGGTTGGCGAAGTATGTGGCGTCATTGCAGTGA
- a CDS encoding amino acid ABC transporter permease, with the protein MHNFIDAYSWINLRYLLQGLGVTLEVSIVSIFFSFILGVILGLARYVKIKYFSAIVGFVIDLIRNLPLLLILFFTYFALPDIGIRLNVVAAAIIAMSIFESAMLAEIVRSGINAVPRGQMEAARSNGLTFYQAMRYIIMPQALKKMIPPIVSQFISLVKDTSLATIILLPEATYHAQIIYGQNINYMIPMFVALAVMYFVVNYALSLASRWLDRRLVQSN; encoded by the coding sequence ATGCATAATTTTATTGACGCGTATTCATGGATTAACCTGCGTTACCTGCTTCAAGGACTAGGGGTGACACTGGAAGTTTCGATTGTCTCGATATTCTTTAGCTTTATTCTGGGCGTGATTCTTGGCCTAGCACGTTACGTGAAAATTAAATATTTTTCAGCAATTGTAGGTTTTGTGATTGATTTGATTCGAAATCTGCCATTACTGCTGATTTTGTTCTTCACTTATTTTGCCTTACCTGACATTGGCATTCGCTTGAATGTTGTCGCTGCGGCGATTATCGCCATGAGCATTTTCGAATCGGCCATGCTCGCCGAAATCGTCCGTTCTGGCATTAACGCGGTGCCGCGTGGCCAGATGGAAGCCGCTCGCAGCAATGGACTCACGTTCTATCAAGCCATGCGCTATATCATCATGCCACAAGCCTTGAAGAAAATGATTCCGCCAATCGTCAGCCAGTTTATCTCGCTGGTCAAGGACACCTCGCTGGCCACCATCATTCTCTTGCCAGAAGCAACCTACCACGCGCAAATTATTTATGGGCAGAATATCAACTATATGATCCCGATGTTTGTGGCGCTGGCAGTGATGTACTTCGTGGTCAACTATGCCTTGTCACTGGCAAGTCGTTGGTTGGATCGGCGGCTCGTGCAGTCGAATTAG
- a CDS encoding amino acid ABC transporter permease, which yields MWSILTNNWGTFMSGVGYTLASSILALIGSLIVGTLFALLEISPFKSLRVIGRIYVEIVRNIPLLVITLAFYVIVPQFIVKIDGFTAGTIGLLIYTSAFIAETVRAGIEAVPGGQMEGARSIGMTYNQAMIQIIFPQAFKMVIPPLGNQFINLVKNSSVLAFVAGFDLMYQGKLIAATTFSTFDTYLIVGVFYLVLTMPLSYLMRYLEKKWVTA from the coding sequence ATGTGGTCAATTCTTACCAATAACTGGGGAACCTTTATGTCCGGTGTCGGTTACACACTGGCTTCCAGCATTCTCGCCTTGATTGGCAGTTTAATCGTTGGCACCTTGTTCGCACTCCTAGAAATTTCGCCATTCAAGAGTTTGCGGGTGATCGGGCGCATTTACGTTGAAATAGTGCGGAATATCCCGCTGCTAGTTATTACATTGGCTTTTTACGTGATCGTACCGCAGTTCATCGTTAAAATTGACGGTTTTACGGCTGGGACGATTGGTTTGCTGATTTATACCAGTGCATTCATCGCGGAAACGGTGCGTGCCGGCATTGAAGCTGTGCCAGGCGGGCAAATGGAAGGCGCTCGTAGCATTGGTATGACGTACAATCAAGCGATGATCCAGATTATTTTCCCGCAAGCTTTTAAAATGGTTATTCCGCCATTGGGCAATCAATTCATCAACTTGGTCAAGAACAGTTCTGTCCTCGCTTTTGTTGCTGGGTTTGACCTGATGTACCAAGGCAAACTGATCGCCGCCACGACGTTTTCCACCTTTGATACGTATCTGATTGTTGGGGTTTTCTACCTCGTGTTGACGATGCCATTAAGTTATCTGATGCGATATCTTGAGAAAAAATGGGTCACCGCCTAG
- a CDS encoding glutamate ABC transporter substrate-binding protein yields the protein MAKLWKRMLLPLLLVLLMMPLSSCGKSVADRDILTTAKTTNTIVWGVKADTRLFGLMDIKTGKIEGFDVDMAKAITKQILGSKGKAQLVQVTSDTRVPMIKGGNVDAVIATMTITPERQKILDFSDVYFNAGQSILVKKGSPIKSVKDLKKGTKVIGVQGSNSVDNVKKAAPDTTVLQLSDYAQAFTALKSGQGDALTTDNGILYGMSEQDPNYIVTGGTFTKEPYGIAINKGQKPFVQAVNKAIKQLKQNGTYAKLIKKWFGDVPGFSLKEVE from the coding sequence ATGGCAAAATTGTGGAAACGCATGCTCCTGCCGTTGCTCTTAGTGTTGTTAATGATGCCACTAAGTAGTTGCGGCAAAAGTGTCGCCGATCGCGATATTTTAACAACTGCCAAGACGACAAATACGATTGTCTGGGGTGTTAAAGCTGACACCCGTTTGTTTGGACTGATGGATATCAAAACCGGTAAAATTGAAGGTTTTGATGTCGATATGGCTAAGGCAATCACGAAGCAGATCCTTGGTAGCAAAGGCAAGGCCCAACTGGTCCAGGTCACCAGTGATACTCGGGTGCCGATGATCAAAGGCGGCAACGTCGATGCGGTGATTGCAACGATGACAATTACGCCAGAACGTCAAAAGATTTTGGATTTTTCCGATGTTTACTTCAACGCTGGCCAAAGTATTTTGGTTAAAAAAGGCAGCCCGATTAAGTCCGTCAAAGACTTGAAGAAGGGGACAAAAGTCATCGGGGTGCAAGGCTCCAATTCCGTTGACAACGTTAAAAAAGCCGCGCCAGATACCACCGTTTTGCAGTTGTCTGATTATGCGCAGGCTTTTACTGCGCTGAAGTCAGGGCAGGGCGATGCACTCACGACTGACAACGGCATTCTTTATGGGATGTCCGAACAAGATCCAAATTATATCGTCACAGGCGGAACCTTTACGAAGGAGCCTTATGGGATTGCGATCAACAAGGGTCAAAAACCATTTGTGCAAGCTGTCAATAAGGCGATTAAGCAACTTAAGCAAAACGGCACCTATGCCAAGTTAATTAAGAAGTGGTTTGGTGATGTGCCAGGCTTCAGTCTCAAGGAGGTGGAATAG
- a CDS encoding amino acid ABC transporter ATP-binding protein encodes MSMIEFHDVNKYFGKFHALKNINLTVDRGEVVTIIGPSGSGKSTLLRCINGLERITSGQLIVNDFDLADKKTDMNRIRKNVGMVFQHFNLYANKNVLQNVTLGPDLVLKRNKQEVEQEAHDLLKMVGLENKADSFPGELSGGQQQRVAIARSLAMKPKAILFDEPTSALDPEMIGDVLDVMQKIAEQGMTMVVVTHEMGFARHVGNRIVFMDDGQILVDSANVDQFFDDPQEPRAKEFLSKIINH; translated from the coding sequence ATGTCAATGATCGAATTTCATGACGTTAATAAGTACTTTGGTAAATTTCATGCTTTAAAGAATATCAATCTCACAGTTGATCGTGGTGAAGTTGTCACCATCATTGGGCCGTCTGGATCCGGCAAAAGTACCTTACTTCGTTGCATCAATGGGCTGGAGCGGATCACATCTGGACAACTAATCGTGAATGATTTTGACCTAGCTGACAAGAAAACCGATATGAACCGCATTCGCAAAAATGTGGGTATGGTTTTCCAGCATTTTAACCTGTATGCCAATAAGAATGTGTTGCAAAACGTGACCTTAGGACCAGATTTGGTTCTGAAACGAAATAAGCAAGAAGTTGAGCAGGAAGCGCATGATCTGTTGAAAATGGTTGGCCTCGAAAATAAAGCCGACAGTTTCCCAGGTGAGCTTTCTGGTGGACAGCAACAGCGGGTAGCTATCGCCCGCAGTTTGGCGATGAAACCTAAAGCTATTTTGTTTGACGAACCGACCAGTGCACTGGATCCGGAAATGATCGGCGATGTGCTGGATGTGATGCAGAAAATTGCCGAACAGGGCATGACCATGGTGGTTGTCACTCACGAAATGGGCTTTGCTCGTCACGTCGGTAATCGGATTGTCTTTATGGATGACGGCCAGATTCTGGTTGACTCGGCCAATGTCGATCAATTCTTTGATGATCCTCAAGAACCACGGGCCAAGGAATTTCTCAGTAAAATTATTAACCACTAA
- a CDS encoding ISL3 family transposase produces the protein MSQYDPTLSVLGIPDHNIKVAFVRHEYRGNGVRRRQYHVIDAELTYRLTRCPLCGFEALHPNGFYTAHVRVLNGVEMPTVIDLHKQRWRCHNCYHTVSAKTPLVQPNHTIATHMTERIMKLAHERLPVKTIARIIGISASSVQRIIDQNLKLRPARRLPTRLCFDEFLSTHGMMSFICLDADSHRLIALLGDRFNRTIKNFFIAHYSLAERTRVQTVTMDMNAAYQTIIHEVFPKAQVVIDRFYIIQLAARALDQVRVQALKQLDDKHSRPYKIMKTNWRLFHQTAPDAKHKQFLFGLNEYVTQQEAIDIALDTEPKLKQTYETYLALHDALMVKKHPTELANLLATYEPNGTAMDMTIATLKRHKVAVLAAVTSPYSNGPIEGVNRLIKSLKRSCFGFKNQLNFFKRIYQITA, from the coding sequence ATGTCCCAATACGATCCTACACTGTCCGTCCTTGGAATACCAGACCATAATATCAAAGTTGCCTTTGTTCGTCATGAATATCGCGGCAACGGGGTACGTCGCCGCCAGTATCATGTGATTGATGCCGAGCTGACTTACCGGTTAACCCGGTGCCCACTGTGTGGCTTTGAGGCCTTGCACCCTAACGGGTTTTATACGGCCCACGTGCGCGTCCTCAATGGGGTTGAAATGCCGACAGTCATTGACTTGCACAAGCAACGATGGCGCTGTCATAACTGTTACCACACAGTCAGTGCCAAGACGCCACTCGTGCAACCCAACCACACGATCGCCACTCACATGACAGAGCGAATCATGAAGTTAGCGCATGAACGGTTGCCAGTCAAAACCATCGCCCGTATTATCGGAATCTCAGCTTCCTCGGTTCAACGGATCATTGACCAAAATCTCAAACTCCGACCGGCTCGCCGGCTGCCCACGCGACTCTGCTTTGATGAGTTCCTTTCCACTCATGGCATGATGTCGTTTATCTGTCTTGATGCCGATTCACATCGTCTGATTGCCTTGCTTGGTGACCGATTCAACCGCACGATTAAAAACTTCTTCATCGCTCATTATTCACTCGCTGAACGCACTCGGGTCCAGACGGTCACCATGGACATGAATGCAGCTTATCAGACGATTATTCATGAGGTTTTCCCCAAGGCCCAAGTCGTCATTGATCGGTTCTATATCATTCAACTTGCGGCTCGTGCCCTTGATCAGGTACGCGTCCAAGCGCTCAAACAGCTTGATGACAAACACAGCCGTCCTTATAAGATCATGAAGACAAACTGGCGGCTTTTTCATCAAACTGCGCCTGACGCTAAACACAAACAGTTCCTGTTTGGTTTGAATGAATACGTCACGCAACAGGAGGCCATCGATATCGCACTTGATACTGAGCCCAAGCTCAAGCAAACCTACGAGACCTACTTAGCGCTTCATGATGCCTTGATGGTGAAGAAACATCCCACGGAACTGGCAAACCTGTTAGCTACTTACGAGCCAAACGGTACGGCAATGGACATGACGATCGCGACGCTTAAGCGACACAAAGTCGCTGTTCTCGCCGCTGTCACCAGCCCTTATTCCAACGGTCCGATCGAAGGGGTTAACCGCCTCATCAAGTCACTCAAACGATCCTGTTTTGGCTTCAAGAATCAGCTGAACTTCTTCAAACGAATCTACCAAATCACGGCATAA
- a CDS encoding DUF6681 family protein — MLTVIDIINRVLGYFNVADKPKGKAFTWVALIANFYLLYVAIQNLRYPDFRIRGALFMLAFVVFLYFIGLNFLYYFTNKTTKFDISPKVEKWLGSNAAKKTAVENELRTQLGAAPAQGVFSQDQLLTADVTMTEEQQANLDTLVDSLVKQGVLSLNYQGLDDKAVGRVAQETQQPVLAIGAPFPLPFFDLQHLDSKLVITGGLNALMAKPLATVDRVGLLPVEAAQRDYHLVVANVFLIGGEQKLLGRSGLRKEAQPYSLTVQLAYQDKATTGDRQPEHEAEPLDSRHTTRESQRETAKMTNEPAPSTSQAASKPLPTRESRRHRHDE, encoded by the coding sequence ATGTTAACTGTTATTGATATTATCAACCGCGTGTTGGGCTATTTTAACGTTGCCGACAAACCCAAGGGGAAAGCCTTCACGTGGGTGGCACTCATTGCCAACTTCTATTTACTATATGTGGCGATTCAAAACCTGCGCTATCCGGACTTTCGCATTCGCGGCGCACTGTTTATGCTTGCATTTGTTGTCTTTTTGTATTTTATTGGCTTGAACTTCTTATATTATTTTACAAATAAGACAACGAAGTTTGACATTTCACCCAAGGTTGAAAAATGGCTTGGCAGTAACGCTGCCAAAAAAACCGCTGTCGAAAATGAATTGCGCACACAATTGGGTGCAGCACCGGCTCAAGGCGTTTTTTCACAAGATCAATTGCTGACGGCCGATGTCACCATGACGGAGGAACAGCAAGCCAATTTGGATACGCTTGTCGATAGCCTCGTTAAACAAGGTGTGCTGAGTTTGAATTATCAAGGACTAGATGACAAAGCCGTTGGTCGTGTGGCACAGGAGACGCAACAACCGGTTCTGGCGATTGGCGCACCGTTCCCGTTGCCATTCTTTGATCTACAGCACCTAGACAGTAAGCTTGTCATCACGGGCGGCTTGAATGCCTTAATGGCCAAGCCACTGGCCACCGTTGATCGGGTCGGTTTGTTGCCGGTCGAAGCGGCGCAGCGTGACTATCATCTTGTGGTTGCGAATGTCTTTTTGATCGGTGGTGAACAGAAGCTGCTGGGTCGAAGCGGCTTACGCAAGGAAGCGCAACCTTACAGTTTAACCGTGCAGTTGGCGTATCAGGACAAGGCAACTACTGGTGATCGGCAGCCTGAGCATGAGGCGGAGCCTTTGGACTCACGACACACAACGCGCGAAAGCCAACGCGAAACTGCTAAGATGACCAATGAGCCAGCCCCGTCAACCTCGCAGGCTGCATCCAAGCCCTTGCCGACTCGCGAAAGCAGACGGCATCGCCACGATGAATAA
- a CDS encoding Fur family transcriptional regulator, with the protein MDNTTIALEELKQHGYRVTKQRESMVDYLGRNQHRYTAVTILDRYMRTQFPGVSHDTIYRNVKSFIEMGIVESRMQDDQIVVKLQCDFQHPHHHHFICTNCGKVIELKMCPLNYFEKQVPGAKIQSHNFELYGLCAECQQHADRLKNA; encoded by the coding sequence ATGGATAACACAACGATTGCATTAGAAGAATTGAAACAGCACGGTTATCGCGTGACCAAGCAGCGTGAATCGATGGTTGATTATCTCGGCAGGAATCAGCATCGCTACACGGCGGTGACGATACTGGATCGTTATATGCGTACCCAATTTCCGGGAGTCTCTCACGATACTATTTATCGAAATGTCAAATCATTTATTGAGATGGGCATTGTTGAAAGCCGGATGCAAGATGATCAGATTGTTGTGAAATTACAGTGTGATTTCCAGCATCCGCATCACCACCACTTTATTTGTACAAATTGCGGGAAAGTGATCGAGTTGAAAATGTGTCCACTCAATTACTTCGAGAAACAAGTGCCGGGTGCAAAAATTCAAAGTCATAATTTTGAACTTTATGGGCTGTGTGCGGAATGCCAGCAACACGCAGACCGCCTTAAAAATGCCTAA
- a CDS encoding putative metal homeostasis protein has product MAEKADYASAARRLKSKNPKTRSRAKRVIKAVKKPVK; this is encoded by the coding sequence ATGGCAGAAAAAGCTGACTACGCATCCGCAGCACGGCGGTTGAAGAGTAAAAACCCGAAAACCCGTTCACGGGCAAAACGCGTGATTAAAGCCGTTAAGAAACCAGTCAAGTAA